Below is a window of Candidatus Bathyarchaeota archaeon DNA.
CAGTTTTCTCATCATAAGAAATTCTTAAGCCATTAACCGTTGTTCGACTTTTCATCTCTCTTTCTTCTCCTAAACAACTAAATCGTTTTACGAATTCTAATTAGTTCTTTTGGTTCTGCTATTATCTTACCACATTTCTTACATTTATTAAATGAGCATTTTGCACATAAGGGCGACCTAAAAGTTCTTTTCTATGTAGGAACTGATAGAATTGCAATGCTAACTATGATTAGAACCCAAAGCAACCAAACCCAGATTTTTCGTCTGAGGTGCTTCCACCAATTCTCATCTTTTACTTTTCCCAGACGGTAAGTATGAATGTTTATGTTGTAATCTGTTTCTTTTTCCATTTTCCTTAATCGTGAATAATCCAAGGCATTCACTTTCTTTGTGGTCAAATTGAATCCAATCAGCCAAAGGGAATAAATCGCCAATGAAGCAAAGACTATAGGTAGCTTACTGATAAAATCTGGAAACTGTGCACAAGAACCGAGAAGCAGAAGCGAAGCAGTAATTAAGACTGTTCCAGCAACAATTGATATACTGTCTCTAGAACGAATACCTTCGCCTATGTACTCATATTGAAACTTAAATAAAGCCTCATTATCTTTATACTTTGGAATCTGTTGCTCCTTTTTCTTGCATGCTTCAGAGTCTTCAATTCGGTCTTCATAAATATAATAACTAGAGACTAGAATGCCAAAAATGACTATAACATATGGCACGGAACAGATTAGACTCATGTTATGCCACACCACTTTATTCTAATTAGTCCTTTTGGTTCGACTTTAAGTTTTCCGACTTTTGTCTTAGCTTCGCAACCACCTTCTTCTCCATCTCTCAAAATACAATGCTCCAACTCCGAGAACAAAACCTAAGATAATAGCACCATAAATAGAGAGTTTCCAACTTAATTCAAATTCACCCATGACAAAAATCAAATACTGACTGACAACGACTAGAACAAACCCAACTATGAAGAGAATTAGAAGAAACCAATACCAGAGCCTCATTTTCTCTTCACAATTTTAATTAGCTATTCTTTTCAGCTATAACTTTTCCGCATTTTTTCAGACTTAGAAGCCTACAGGGGATAGAACTTTTTATTGCTTTTACGGATTTTTCTGTTCTCAACTAATTTCTCAAGCGACTCGTAAAATAGTTTCATAGATACTAACTCATTCCGATTAAGAATTTCAAACAATCTGTTCTTAGTCTTTCCTTTATTGCTCTTCACAAGCCGTAACAATTCTGGAAAGAAGAAAAGTTCCCAATTCTGTTTCTTTTCTGGAAAATAATGTGCATGGTCTTTATCTTTACCCATTTTTTCTGCAATAGTTGATTTGAAACGATAAAGCGTGTCTATGTGAACTTTCGTGAATATGTTTTCAAATTTTTCAAATTCATCCCTAAGATTGTAACTTCTGGATTCTTTAACTTCTAATTCGTCAACATATTGAGCATAGAACCAATGACCATGAGGAACTATAACGGTCAAGATTGAGCCTTCCCAATATTTTTTATACCTATCTATTTTACCTATAACAACATCCGTCTCGATATCCCAGTTTCGAGACTTTACTTCTACTAGCTTGACATCTTTCTCAGTTTCGTCATAGACTAGTAAATCTGGAGAAGACCTGATTTTTCTTGAAACAGGAGTGTCTTTAGTATCTCCTTTATGAAGTTGAATTTTGATGTATGAAAAAGCACTTTCGAAGCCGTAAGGGAAAACCATGTAACCTGAAATATCTAAGACGGTTCTCACTATCTCTTTGAAGTAGTATCCATCCAACAGGTTGTCATAGAAGTCTGGAATACGTGTCTCGCCTAAACTGGACATTTTAAATCAATAATGATAAGGGTAAGTCACTCAAAAACTTGTTGAGACTCTCAGAAAGAGCTTAATCTTCTATGCGTGTGTTAAGAGAGATTTTTTAAGTTCATACATTAATAGGAGATAGAAGAATCAAGAGGGTTGTATATATGAAACAATGGCACCAGAATCTTATTGGTTCAATTGTTGTGGACATTATTGGAACATGTTTAATATTATGGGGATTTACCATAGAAATACCTGACGCCTACAGAACCTTTTTCGGTATTCCAACCTCAGTCAATCCAGAGTATCGTGTTGCCTTCTTACAAATGTTGGCGTTGTTTCTTGTGGGGATTCTGATTTCAGGTGTAGGTCTCGGAATGCTACTCGAAACTCATACGATTTACCAGTTAGAAAAGAAGTTAGCTTCTGGGAAAGCTGAACATGCACGCAAGAAATGCTCTAAATGTGGAATGGAGTATTCGGGCAAGGACTATGAACATTGCCCTAAATGTGGCACTAAACTGGAATATTAGCCATGCATGCATTTGAGTAGGCTAAAAGCGGAATATGAGAAAAAAGAGGAAGGTTAGGGAGTTATTTCTTCTTAAGCAAATATACTCCTTTTTCACTTCGATATTTTACTTGTAAGTTCTTAAGTTCTCTAACTTTGATTCTTTGTCTTAGACCAATAGCTAACATTGAATCTTTTGTACC
It encodes the following:
- a CDS encoding zinc ribbon domain-containing protein, with translation MKQWHQNLIGSIVVDIIGTCLILWGFTIEIPDAYRTFFGIPTSVNPEYRVAFLQMLALFLVGILISGVGLGMLLETHTIYQLEKKLASGKAEHARKKCSKCGMEYSGKDYEHCPKCGTKLEY